One genomic segment of Desulforamulus reducens MI-1 includes these proteins:
- a CDS encoding DUF421 domain-containing protein — MPDWITVGLRSLGVFALTLLAVRIIGKKQTSHLTFFDLITAIVIGVLAAIISLNLTGGLKNGLSALAVWTLLPILLYWLSLKYKTLRDILQGKETMLINHGKVLEDKLKDARLTPEDLLSHLRRNNAFRVADVEFAMLEPNGDVSVFLKKGNQPLSASTIDLQVNHESVPQTVMLDGVIMDEPLTSMGLNRNWLHTELEKSGVAPENVFIAQVDSLGQLYLDLFDDAVQVPQPKTKDLVYATLKKCQADCEMYALATKKNSVKKMYGQCAEELEQIVTDLKPLLKR; from the coding sequence ATGCCGGATTGGATTACAGTAGGACTTCGCTCCCTGGGGGTCTTTGCCTTAACATTACTAGCCGTACGAATAATAGGAAAAAAACAAACGTCGCATCTTACCTTCTTTGATCTCATAACCGCCATCGTGATTGGTGTTCTCGCAGCTATCATCTCCCTTAATCTTACCGGGGGCTTGAAAAATGGTTTAAGTGCCCTGGCTGTATGGACATTGCTACCAATTTTACTTTATTGGCTGTCCCTGAAATACAAAACCCTGCGAGATATTCTGCAAGGAAAAGAAACCATGCTGATTAACCATGGTAAGGTATTAGAGGATAAGCTGAAAGATGCCCGTCTTACCCCTGAAGATTTGCTAAGTCATCTGCGTAGAAATAATGCTTTTCGAGTAGCTGATGTAGAATTTGCCATGTTAGAGCCAAATGGAGATGTCAGTGTATTCCTTAAAAAGGGCAACCAACCTCTATCTGCCTCCACCATAGATCTGCAAGTAAACCACGAAAGCGTACCCCAGACCGTTATGCTGGACGGTGTTATCATGGACGAACCCCTCACATCAATGGGTCTTAATAGGAACTGGCTGCATACGGAACTTGAGAAGTCGGGGGTGGCACCGGAAAATGTGTTCATTGCCCAAGTAGATTCCCTTGGACAGCTTTATCTTGATCTATTTGATGATGCCGTTCAAGTACCACAACCAAAAACCAAAGACCTTGTCTATGCTACCTTAAAGAAATGCCAGGCTGATTGTGAAATGTATGCGCTAGCCACTAAAAAAAACAGCGTAAAAAAAATGTATGGTCAATGTGCCGAGGAGTTGGAGCAAATAGTTACAGATCTGAAACCTTTGCTTAAAAGGTAA
- the spoVAC gene encoding stage V sporulation protein AC, producing MSNKKKKKLTPTQQEYYAFAKAREPKRPVVTNVCRAFLAGGIICVIGQGIQDFFIWHFDFTEKTAGSPTVAILILVSVILTSLGVYDHIAQWAGAGTAVPVTGFANSIASAAIEHRTEGYVLGVGGNMFKLAGSVVVFGVFAAFVVALIKTALAALGVG from the coding sequence ATGTCTAACAAAAAGAAGAAAAAACTAACCCCCACCCAACAGGAGTATTATGCCTTTGCCAAGGCAAGGGAACCCAAACGTCCTGTGGTAACCAATGTATGCCGGGCCTTTTTGGCAGGGGGGATCATATGTGTCATTGGTCAAGGAATTCAAGATTTTTTCATCTGGCATTTTGATTTTACGGAAAAAACTGCAGGTAGCCCTACAGTTGCTATCTTAATATTGGTATCTGTCATTTTGACCTCCCTAGGAGTCTATGACCATATTGCCCAATGGGCAGGAGCTGGCACTGCCGTACCGGTAACGGGCTTTGCCAATTCCATTGCCTCCGCCGCCATTGAACATCGCACCGAAGGGTACGTGCTGGGTGTGGGAGGAAATATGTTTAAATTAGCTGGATCTGTGGTTGTCTTTGGCGTCTTTGCGGCCTTTGTGGTAGCGCTGATAAAAACCGCTCTGGCAGCCTTGGGGGTGGGTTAA
- a CDS encoding DUF4363 family protein: MRLLLSLTLVIALIIGLGVWVNYSLAVAAEDLTELIHQVTREVERENWQAANGKMKSLEKQWDETGVWWPVVMDHQEIDNIDFSLAKLKEYIATNDRSLSMGYLSELKLMILHLPENEAVNLKNIL, from the coding sequence ATGAGGCTTTTACTATCATTAACCCTGGTGATAGCTTTAATCATTGGCCTGGGGGTGTGGGTTAATTATTCTTTGGCTGTTGCAGCAGAGGATTTAACAGAGCTTATTCACCAGGTTACACGGGAAGTTGAACGAGAGAATTGGCAGGCGGCCAATGGGAAAATGAAAAGTTTAGAGAAGCAATGGGATGAAACTGGAGTTTGGTGGCCGGTGGTAATGGACCATCAGGAGATTGATAACATTGATTTTTCCTTGGCTAAATTAAAAGAATACATTGCCACCAATGATCGGTCGTTATCCATGGGGTATCTCTCAGAGTTAAAGTTAATGATTTTACATCTTCCTGAGAATGAAGCGGTTAATCTAAAGAATATACTCTAA
- a CDS encoding SLC13 family permease, with translation MSQFTLALVIFLITYAFIVSEKLPRTVVALAGAVVVLFSGIVTQEKAIHYIDWNTIGLLVGMMIIVSITRRTGVFEYLAVKSAVAAKGDPLKLLVLLAVITAAASALLDNVTTVLLIVPVTFSICRQLQVNVVPFLITEIMASNIGGTSTLIGDPPNIMISGPAGLSFMDFVYNLAPIAIVIFIVTITILRFIYRKELKADPALMEEITKLNPNDQIKDAPLLKKSLIALSLTIAGFALHSVIHMPTATIAIAGAVLLLLMTREEPEHVLETVEWPTIFFFIGLFIVVGGLEESGVIHWIAESALHFTGGEVFSTGLLILWLSAIASAFVDNIPFVATMIPLLQQMGQMGGITNLDPLWWSLALGACLGGNGTLVGAAANVIVAGMAEKRGTPLSFLGFMKIAFPLMILSIAISTIYLVLFFLR, from the coding sequence ATGAGTCAATTTACTTTAGCTTTAGTTATTTTTCTAATCACCTATGCATTCATCGTTTCAGAAAAGCTCCCTCGTACCGTGGTCGCTCTGGCGGGGGCAGTGGTTGTACTCTTTAGTGGCATCGTTACCCAGGAAAAGGCCATTCATTACATTGATTGGAACACCATTGGTCTTTTAGTAGGAATGATGATTATTGTTTCTATTACCAGAAGAACCGGTGTTTTTGAATATTTAGCAGTTAAATCCGCTGTAGCGGCAAAGGGTGACCCGCTGAAATTGTTGGTTCTACTGGCAGTCATTACGGCTGCTGCCTCTGCTCTGCTGGATAATGTTACCACTGTATTGCTAATCGTTCCGGTAACCTTCTCCATTTGCCGTCAGTTGCAGGTAAATGTTGTTCCCTTTTTGATTACTGAAATTATGGCCAGTAACATCGGTGGTACCTCAACCTTAATTGGTGACCCACCAAACATTATGATCAGTGGTCCTGCTGGGTTGTCCTTTATGGATTTTGTTTATAATTTGGCTCCCATAGCAATTGTTATTTTCATTGTAACCATTACGATTCTACGGTTTATTTATCGTAAAGAACTAAAGGCAGATCCTGCTTTAATGGAAGAAATTACAAAGCTCAATCCCAATGACCAAATTAAAGATGCACCCCTGTTAAAGAAATCCCTCATTGCTTTATCCTTAACCATTGCTGGCTTTGCCCTGCATAGTGTTATTCATATGCCCACTGCTACCATTGCCATTGCCGGCGCAGTGTTATTACTATTAATGACCCGCGAAGAACCCGAACATGTTTTAGAAACAGTTGAATGGCCCACCATTTTCTTCTTCATTGGTTTGTTCATCGTAGTTGGTGGTTTGGAAGAGTCTGGAGTTATTCACTGGATTGCTGAATCTGCTCTGCACTTTACCGGTGGGGAAGTATTTTCAACCGGTCTGTTGATACTCTGGCTTTCTGCCATTGCATCAGCCTTTGTAGACAACATACCATTCGTAGCAACCATGATTCCTTTGTTACAACAAATGGGTCAAATGGGTGGCATTACAAACCTTGATCCCCTGTGGTGGTCCCTGGCCCTGGGTGCTTGCCTGGGTGGTAACGGTACACTGGTGGGTGCCGCGGCGAACGTAATTGTTGCCGGTATGGCTGAAAAAAGAGGAACTCCCCTTAGTTTCCTTGGATTTATGAAAATTGCTTTCCCCTTAATGATTCTGTCCATCGCGATTAGCACCATTTACCTTGTACTGTTCTTCCTCAGATAA
- a CDS encoding DUF421 domain-containing protein has protein sequence MILVMIRTLILFTLVVLALRIMGKRQIGKLQPYELVIIIMLAELASIPMADNRFPLVSGVVAIITLLFVEILISYTSLKSERLREFVCGTPSILIENGKIVEQELKRLRYNINDLLEQLRSKNFPDITDVEFAVLETSGEISVIPKSQKRAVSPEDLNIPTEYEGLPITLIIDGFVFEKNLSKFNLSKEWLKDEFSKFGIYDSKQVLFASLDTKGNLFYQLKNKMA, from the coding sequence ATGATTCTTGTTATGATACGAACTTTAATTTTATTTACTCTGGTGGTTCTAGCCCTGCGAATTATGGGCAAGCGACAGATTGGTAAACTTCAACCCTATGAACTGGTTATTATCATTATGCTGGCCGAATTGGCTTCCATTCCAATGGCTGATAACAGGTTTCCGCTGGTAAGCGGGGTTGTTGCTATCATAACGCTGCTATTTGTGGAAATTTTAATCTCTTATACCTCTTTAAAAAGTGAACGTTTACGGGAATTTGTTTGCGGTACACCAAGTATTTTAATTGAAAATGGTAAAATCGTTGAGCAAGAACTAAAAAGATTGCGATATAACATTAATGATTTACTGGAGCAACTAAGATCTAAAAATTTTCCCGACATTACGGATGTAGAATTTGCTGTTTTAGAAACCAGTGGAGAGATTAGTGTGATACCCAAATCACAGAAAAGGGCTGTCAGTCCAGAAGATCTAAATATTCCTACGGAATACGAAGGGCTTCCCATAACATTAATTATAGATGGGTTTGTTTTTGAAAAAAATTTATCCAAGTTTAATCTTTCTAAAGAGTGGCTAAAAGACGAGTTTAGTAAATTTGGTATTTATGATTCTAAGCAGGTATTGTTTGCCAGCCTGGACACAAAAGGAAATTTATTTTATCAACTTAAAAATAAAATGGCATAA
- a CDS encoding DUF1657 domain-containing protein, whose protein sequence is MTVSSQVKQSLASLKSTQANFETFALNTQNQQAKDMYTQAAQQTQSIIDSLEPRIQQMEQEEPQYKGF, encoded by the coding sequence ATGACAGTGTCATCCCAAGTTAAACAATCTTTGGCCAGCTTAAAAAGCACCCAAGCTAATTTTGAGACCTTTGCCCTGAATACCCAAAATCAACAAGCAAAAGATATGTATACCCAAGCAGCTCAGCAGACCCAATCGATCATCGATAGTCTGGAACCTAGAATTCAACAAATGGAGCAAGAAGAACCTCAATACAAGGGCTTTTAA
- a CDS encoding DUF1657 domain-containing protein has translation MTVAAQVKQTIASLKGTKATLDTFQSIESNEDNKKLLDINACRVSEIIDRLENRVKTLEFEEPQYKGL, from the coding sequence ATTACCGTAGCAGCCCAAGTTAAACAAACCATTGCCAGTTTAAAGGGAACTAAAGCAACGCTGGACACTTTCCAAAGTATTGAAAGTAATGAAGATAACAAAAAATTATTAGATATTAATGCTTGCCGGGTTAGTGAGATTATTGATCGCCTGGAAAACCGGGTTAAAACCCTGGAATTTGAGGAACCACAGTACAAAGGCTTATAA